The following coding sequences are from one Canis lupus baileyi chromosome 19, mCanLup2.hap1, whole genome shotgun sequence window:
- the PGLS gene encoding 6-phosphogluconolactonase, which yields MAAPAPGLISVFSSPQELGASLAQLVAQRAACCLAGARARFALGLSGGSLVSMLARELPAAAAPAGPAGLARWTVGFCDERLVPFEHAESTYGLYRTHLLSRLPIPDSQVITINPQLPVEEAAEDYAKKLRQAFQGDSIPVFDLLILGVGPDGHTCSLFPDHPLLQEREKIVAPISDSPKPPPQRVTLTLPVLNAARTVIFVATGEGKAAVLKRILEDKEENPLPAALVQPHTGKLCWFLDEAAARLLTVPFEKHSTL from the exons ATGGCCGCGCCGGCCCCGGGCCTCATCTCGGTCTTCTCGAGCCCGCAGGAGCTGGGCGCGTCGCTAGCGCAACTGGTGGCGCAGCGGGCGGCGTGCTGCCTGGCGGGGGCTCGCGCCCGCTTCGCGCTCGGCCTGTCGGGCGGCAGCCTCGTCTCCATGCTGGCTCGTGAgctgcccgccgccgccgcccccgccggccccgccggccTCGCACGCTGGACCGTGGGCTTCTGCGACGAGCGCCTCGTGCCCTTCGAGCACGCCGAGAGCACGTACGGTCTCTACCGG ACCCACTTGCTCTCCAGGCTGCCCATTCCTGACAGCCAGGTGATCACCATTAACCCCCAGCTACCTGTGGAGGAGGCAGCCGAGGACTATGCCAAGAAGCTGAgacag GCCTTCCAAGGGGACTCTATTCCAGTTTTTGACCTGCTAATTCTCGGGGTGGGTCCTGATGGCCACACCTGCTCACTCTTCCCAGACCACCCCCTCCTGCAG GAACGGGAGAAGATTGTTGCCCCCATCAGTGATTCCCCAAAGCCACCACCACAGCGCGTGACCCTCACACTTCCTGTGCTGAATGCGGCCCGAACTGTCATCTTTGTGGCAACTGGAGAAGGCAAGGCTGCTGTCCTGAAG CGGATTTtggaggacaaggaggagaaccccctccccgccgccctgGTCCAGCCCCACACAGGGAAACTTTGCTGGTTCCTGGACGAGGCAGCTGCCCGACTCCTGACTGTGCCCTTTGAGAAGCATTCCACGTTGTAG